Proteins co-encoded in one Prevotella sp. E13-27 genomic window:
- a CDS encoding glycosyltransferase family 90 protein has translation MINKRHIYYLLHNGKNSNMLYFIKNYLRQWMPRICTQWQRESLLRSIEQRPDRDYIHQRADYYNKMTPDYTFDREAWAKEAVMVKKQPMTRQKVYYFDAMEIARYFSSKLRWILLSGDITHVPDVPTIIKSRPLCENNQNSVVLKLEKVRHFLFVNDKKAWRDKCNRVIYRGDLGPRKENRDVFMNLFADGQNAMVDAASTNFIPEHPQWQQGKMTIKEHLDYKFIMSLEGNDVASNLKWVMSSNSIAVMPRPTCETWFMEGTLIPNYHYIEVKADFSDLEERLNYYIDHPEEAEAIIAHAHEYVEQFKDNKRELLISLLVLQKYFNITNTDSNI, from the coding sequence ATGATCAACAAGAGGCACATATATTACTTGCTCCACAACGGAAAGAACAGCAATATGCTCTATTTCATCAAGAACTATCTCCGTCAGTGGATGCCAAGAATCTGTACCCAATGGCAACGTGAATCATTATTAAGAAGTATAGAACAGCGTCCCGACAGAGATTATATCCATCAGCGAGCTGACTATTACAACAAGATGACTCCTGACTACACATTCGACCGTGAGGCATGGGCCAAAGAGGCTGTCATGGTAAAAAAACAGCCAATGACACGACAGAAGGTGTATTATTTCGATGCCATGGAGATTGCTCGCTACTTCAGCAGCAAGCTTCGATGGATTCTTCTTTCTGGCGACATCACCCATGTACCCGATGTGCCAACCATCATCAAGAGCCGTCCATTATGCGAAAACAATCAGAACTCCGTTGTCCTGAAATTGGAGAAGGTACGCCATTTCCTGTTTGTAAACGACAAGAAGGCATGGCGTGACAAGTGCAACAGAGTCATCTATCGCGGCGACTTAGGGCCTCGCAAGGAAAACCGTGATGTATTTATGAACCTTTTTGCTGATGGTCAGAACGCAATGGTTGATGCTGCTTCAACAAACTTCATACCAGAGCATCCACAATGGCAACAGGGTAAGATGACAATCAAAGAACATCTGGATTATAAATTCATCATGTCGCTAGAAGGCAATGACGTTGCAAGTAACCTGAAGTGGGTCATGTCATCAAATTCCATTGCAGTGATGCCACGCCCCACCTGTGAGACATGGTTCATGGAAGGCACCCTCATCCCAAATTATCACTATATTGAGGTAAAAGCCGACTTCTCCGACTTGGAAGAACGTCTCAACTACTACATTGACCATCCCGAAGAGGCAGAGGCCATCATCGCTCATGCCCACGAATATGTAGAACAGTTCAAGGACAATAAGCGTGAACTGCTCATCTCTCTGCTTGTACTACAAAAATACTTCAATATCACGAATACTGACAGTAATATCTAA